The Astyanax mexicanus isolate ESR-SI-001 chromosome 6, AstMex3_surface, whole genome shotgun sequence region tgctctactaaattactggctttaaaactggctcatgatatggtcggttctggctggattttttcctgcctacaggctgcatttgacggaaagcagctcctcagtcagacaacagtgtcagcatacaaatcgtgtgcgtttcctacaggacaaaccatttaaaagtgcagataaactcattaaaaaatcacacagtgtctgtctggcttaaaatacttttaataaggtacagcttttaaattaataaatcaacattcattaaaaatccgtgagaagttctgtatgctaaatgacaagctaagctaataagctaataacatttaataataacagaaaaatagatatgaatttggaaaataaccaactaaagtgagctcaaaatacaataataaatataatctaacgaatttcaaaatataaattagaaatattgaacttcaatattaaattcaacttcaactacaaaaaacgcaaggaccgatagaacataacgaacagaaaaaaataaatttgaaattggaaaaaaagttcaaaatgctaaaagaaataaaacctaacgaatttcagaatataaaatctaaatattgcactgcagcagtacaaaagcctaagtgcttaaacaaacaaaccaaaaaacagcctatcacaaatcattttttgagcccgacccagctgaggaaaaggtgggaaatctttttttttccggctgggtcttggaaaactttgtggtgaattaaaggggccgagttgcaatttttgttttactttaatcagtttttaatccgtctttttaaaaacaaatattccaatattggctgccaatcagtgcccaatattctgagctcaaaaaacgctattcgggccagccctactaatctaatataatttaacatggtttaagaatataaaataatttctaaacaaacgaaatatttaatattgagcttatagcccaagtttttttttcagtcatggaaaattggaaaaaaattggaaaaaagcccgagttcatgcagcgcctgagtcaggctgacgttcaagctcgggttctggctcgcgttcatgattaatttgttttttttaaaaactaatattggaatattcgctaccaattactgccaaatatccggagctcaaaaaatgctattcgggccagccctaataattatggagatacagaaaaaaatattgtgataaaacttccatcactcccttattctctcactaataaaaacaaacctttaagtgtgacacaaagtgatttgatttatatcgtgatacatatcgatatcgactgatatggaaaactatatcgtgataagattttttcccatatcgcccagctctacttctACCTTGTTTTGACAACTCAGAAAAGCTTCAAAATGTTATGACAGTATATTTTTACCATGGCacccacactcactgatcacccaAACAACGTCATCAGCAGTCTTCCCTACCACAGATGGCAGGATAAAGAACAGACACACCAGAACCCTCTCAAACACACAGGACAGCAGGCCAATGATGGACAGACAGCTGAAGCTTCCTACGCAATCAAATACACACCGCAAACAGTCACTACTGCTATAAAAAGAACAGTGGATACCTCATCAGGGATCCACATACACATACTCCTTCCTCTTCCTAATCCTCACCTGGAGTGAAATAAAGCAGATATGAAGCCCCATCTGCCACAGCTTCAGCATGACGTTCATTAAAtaaacaatgttaaataaagcTGAAAAATGATCACTTGCGCATGCCGTTCATTTACATCCCTGGTCCTGCCTAGTACCGCTCACTCCATCTGGAGTTTCTGGAGCACAATAAATAATATCTGATGCTACAACAAATCCACTTGTAAAATGAATCCTTGTGTAATGATGagcagattttaaaactgatttaaaaagtgTAGAAATTTTTATACGGTATAGAATACTCTGCAATTATCTCCCAGTCACTCACAAATCCTATGCGAGTCACTGCTGTGAATATTATATGCACCAATTTGTAGAGTTGTGGCTATGAGATATAGTGTTATAACTCAGTGTTTGCAGTGTATGCAGCTCCCGTGGGCCATTACACAGCcttaaaccagccaataaaagcaaTGTGTTAAAAAgcccaacaacaacaaaaatgacAAATTTTCTTCTTGCAAATAACAATGTTGTATATAGGCTGGTAAAACTGGTCACTgttactatgtatatatatatatatatatatatatatatatatattactttttcacatagggtcaGGGTGGTTTGTATAGTCTTTTTCCCCTTATAaactgaaatcatcatttaaaaactgctttttgtatttattcaggttaCACGTGTCGGATATTAAAGCTTATttgaaaaacaaaagcaatacTTTTTCACTGCACTGTATGTCAgggaaataacaaataaaaaaattaattaagtttACCTGCAATATGTGTATTGAAATTTGATACATATTTAAACAGCCAGATTGGAACTTATGCATCCCTTCATTAAgaagaaaatttaaaaaaagaggagaaaggaAACTGGATGTGAAAAATTGGAAAATAGACGACAGCAGAAAAGGAAGGGTTTTAGTTGCAGGATAAAGAGGTAACAGACCTCTTTAAATATTTGGTGTGATCTCTCTCAATTGAAACACATTTGACAAccacacagtgtttttaaaggaATGTAGTCATAGAAAAAAAGGGCTCAAAAGTGAAGTTTAAAGAAATCAAGGACACAACCAAAGAAGTGACAATAACTGAATAATGTGTCCTTTTTAGAGCAAACTTGAGCACATTCTGGCTGTCAGCCCGAGAAGCACCTTAAAAGCTCCTATAGTGCTGGTGAAGATGAAAcaaaaacttcatgtgaagcattgcTATTTTGTGCATGCATATCACTTTAGGAGCTTCAACTGTTCATACAAATGTCCAATATAGATcacagttaaagaaaaaaacatttaggcCATTTTTACCTTCTGTGTAAATGTAAGTGCTGTAGTTTTCAAAATACAAAATCCAGCCCATTataccttaaataaataaatatatatatatatattcccatcAGTGTGATGTGATCACCACATTCTCCGCAACTGTTTTAATGACAAACTGCTAACAACACATAACAGAAGTGCTGAAATGAATGGCAAGTTTTAAATCCACAGTATGGTCTGGTCCAAAGGATGCCCATAATAGAAATACAATAGATTTCCTAAATGATAAATATAATCCTTCTTAAAAACATTCCATAAATGACCTGGTTCCCTACATCAAACAACAAAATAACAGATAATTGAGCCTTATGAGAATTATGTGACTCCAGAAATCAAATAAGCCACTTTTCAGTATATGTCATTTGCAAGATGATTCATTCTTCTCATGCCATTTCTGAAAATAGCCAACAGATGAACTTTTAAAAGAAGAAGTAAAACCAAACAGTAGATTTGCATGTTCTTGGTCATGTGCAGGAATGCAGTATCTTAGAACTGTGTGTTTTGAGAACATACACGAGCACACACACAGTTAATAATCATGCTCCAGGAACTAGAATATGAGAAAATGTCAGACAGGGAGACCACAAAGCAAATTTTAACCTTCAGTCTCGGAGACTAAACACTGAATATGTGCCAGTGCTGTTCATGGTATATAAAAAGAGCACCAGAAAGGGGAAaagaaaaaagtacagaaaattcaAGGCCACACACTGACGAGCCTTTGATGAAAAGGTTGTGCCATTACTGTTCCTTTAGCTTCTCCTTCTTATTCTTAGAAAATGACATCATTTGAAGTACTACACAAGCAGCTATTAAAATCTCCTTAGTCAGCAGAGTGAGGCATTCTTTCCTTCTCATGTAAAAAGGGAGTTTAAATACAGCGTAATGCACAAATTAAACCAGTGCGAGCAAGTACGTGCACTTGTGGGCATGAGTGCTCGAGTGTGTGTTTGGATGTAAGGACAAAGGCTACgttataaaacagtagttttacagcAGTTATGGAGCTGGCTGTTTGTGAGCTGTTTTAAACAGACGTGGCCTACAGGCTTAAAAAACAAGAGTGTCTCCCTACTTTTATTGCCTCCCTCCCTAATGAACAGTGTAGTGTTCCACCACATATCACAGAACAGCTGTTTGTGACAGTTTTTCACAGATTTCACTGAGGATATTCATTGGATGCTGAATTTAAAACAACTCTCTAACACTTTAGCTTCCTGGCTTTGAGATCAATGCTCTGCTGCTGCATGCTCTCTCTAGCAGGAGGGACAACCATCACTTGTACCTGTACTAACAAGCCACTAATTAGAAGCCAGCTATCAGTAGCAGCTAGACTCCTGGAGAGATGTGTCATGTTCGGTGTCAGAAAGAGCGGAGTGCATGATGGACAAGGGAGAGTGGTACTATACCGTTAATAATTGGTTCCAGGAAAAAGATATGCTGTTGCACTGATCTAAGAACAGCGATTTCTTCTCAAATGCTAATCGACATTAGAAACAAAACCATAAAACTGATCTCTAATCAGTGATGAAAGGGTAACTTCTATCAAACTTCCCTCAGCAATAATTGGTGCCCTCAGCAGACTGGTGagtcacacacatgcacaaatcaTACACATGCGAGTGGTCACCAAATGGCTGGACACAGTTTGAGCACAGCAATCTTTAAAGAGAGCTGAACTGCACTGCATACTAATGTTGTTACACTCTGCCAATCggatacatttacacacatgcaataaaccaattgCCTGTCCTAGAAACTGACCCAAACCAAGACATTCACAAGAGCTGATTTACAGCCCTGTTTATATACAAACCAGTTGGGTCTTGTTTAAGTGAAACTTTAGTGATTTTGATACACCCTTTAGATACATACATTTTTGTCAATCTTAAGAAGATGCATGCACATTGTCATtccttacatttaaataattaaatagtgtCTATTTTTGAAGTTATGTTTAAAGGCTCAATATGTATCATATTTCTgttgtcatcagatattaagaaaacatgctatAAGTATAAGCTAACTTGCTTCTGCCAGTAAGATTTCCTTTGTATCCTTGTCCTTTATAAAGTGGAAATCTGTTTGTGTTGTAGTCTCTGAACCCACCCACTGCACATTCCCCAGTCCTAGTTCAACACTCCTGGTTGCCAGGTATGAAACCCAGTAGCAGCAAACACAGTCTGCTGCAGCCATGAAAATGGGCAAACAAACTGGTTTAACAGATACAGCATTAGATGCTACAAGCTTTAAGACTACAGACAAGTAAAAGACAAGTAAATATTGACAATGTGTTTATAGATGGAGACAGCTATAATGGATAATGGACTTAGCCTGGGCTAACACAGCCTGTGGTGGATCAAGATAGCTAACTGATGATAGTTATATAAAATAGAGCTGTTAATAAtgtacaaacaataaaaacataaaactgtaTAAACTAACCTggtcttttgctttttttgtgtaAGTTTAGTGTCATTACATGGCAACCCAGGGAGTAGTTTCAGCTGACCAAACAACCTTCTTCAGCGTTTTAAAAATTAGTAGCCATTTTACATGCTTGCAGTTTAGTacatacagtgacttgcaaaaatattcataccccttaaacttttttttgtcaccaaccacaaacttaaatgtttttttactgagATATTAAGTGATGGACCAATGCAAAGTatcacataattgtaaagtggaacaaaaatgatacatgtttttttttaattaaataaactgaaaagtgagtcatgcaaaaatattgatacatttaaattgtaaggtgacaaaatgtgaaagagTTCaatgggtatgaatacttttgcaactgTACTTTTTCTTTTAACATGACCAATGCCTCTTCCTTGCATTATGTGCAGTCCTTTTGTGACTTCTATTTTGATGACAAAAAGCTTTCATGACATGTACAGgtactatgtaaaatattataaatattattttaaaatgttacagaAGCTATGTGTGCAaatcaacagagtgatctaaATGCTTGCATGTGTACATTTTAGCCCAATACTCAAACCAAATTTCAACCTGGACCTGGTTTTACATGAAGCTAAGCTTAGGGCAACTAAGTCCTTAGTCAGACTGTGAGTGTAAATCATATTTGGAATTGTTGCTTCAGGCTGTGACCTAGAAACTGTACACAGTCCGCAATCTTTAAGGACgcataaattctttaaaaatgctCAGAGGAATCGAGGAGAGTGGAGGCTTCCAGAGTAAGGATACACACATGTATCACACAGTCACTTTATATAAGACTTAggagcagtgaaaaaaaaaaaaaaaaaacatctgttcaGTTTGACCACATCCAATATGCAACTGAATCCACATTGAAACCTTGGTCATGTCCAAGAATATGGGTCACAATTTCCTGTTCTGCAGTTTGTTAATTTCCCTTCTCAAACATGCTCACAATAAACCTGTTAATTATCTGCTTTGGACTGAGTTGAATGCATACTAAAATGCATGTGCACTTACCTGCTCTGGATGCTCACTGCCTGTGATCTCAGCCACTGTATTGAAGGAGTCTGCATCTGGCAGGGTCTGCGCCCCCATTGTTAGTCGCAGGACAATCCTTGTGCCTCTGGAGGCCATCCTGGCCATCATCTCAGCATCCTCCACTGTGATACAGGCTGTGGGAATCTGAGGCACGCCAGGGTCGTACCACTGCCATCCTGTGTGGGGGCTATAACCAGAACACAGCTGATGTTAAGTCTATAGGTAATGTTGTCTTCTCAAAAACATGAAAcacttattgtaaaaaaaaaaaaaaagacaaacagttGATTGGGACAGACCTGTTGATAGAAAATGGAGTGACAGAGCGAATTAGTGAAGCTACGGCTCCGACTCTAGCAGCTTCTGAAGCTCCTGAAGCCCTGTACGCAACTGTCTCTCCGTAGCTAACAAAGGGCTGATTATATACCACAATTTTCCCCTTGGCCTCCGTTGCCCTTCTCTTCAGCTCTTCAAAAGACTCCACCACCAACACCTCTGCTTCAATACCTGTGAGATAGAGACAGCACAGTACACCACAGCTTGAAGGCCTTTAGGAGCAAATGTTGAGGACTTCCAAAGATGCCGTACTATTACTTGTGCAAAGAACCAAACACTGAATGTGGGGTTTAAAAATGACTTGCTTTTTATCCTTAATCTCCTCTAAAATGtccataaaattataaaataaaaaacataaaaaaataaaaaataacaaacagattgctgcaaaacttgACATGCAATTATGCCTCAGCCAGTTATgtaaatcaggggtcggcaattaagtttggcaacAGACCAGATATTTTCCAACCCATTACGGgacgggccacaaaaaaaaaaattttttttggaaaatgtagtgtaatgggatgtaaggggagtgctacagactagtagctctccagcccagagggtcgtTGAACCCAATTTCAGAACACTTGATCTCAAAGcaagtaaacccaagaaaaaaggaaaaataaaataaaaataaataaacacaccgcttctcTTGCGGGATCGAACCTGCGTTGTCAGGGTCATGGtctaatacactactgctgccccggctagtgaactgGGACACAGCTGGAAAAACGatcttataaggagatagtgagcccAAAAACGGACGGAAAACTGAGAACAGGTTGAAACCAAAGTCACGCCAagcacaacagagagacagggggggGTATGTACACAAAatctcgccagagaagcattttattttttatttttttgattatcgatcatcatagttcaaacaacctcacaggccagatgtttcatgcttgcaggccgaCATCTATGCCACCTATTGATGACCCCtgatgtaaatgattacagataAGATCTGATTAGACACAGGGGATTATAACTTCTTCCCAAACCGCTCTGTAAAAAGGCTCTCAGGAGCTTAAAGCAGTTTtaggtagtgttcctcttggtgagagattgtttgCTAATAGACATGCAATAGAGAACTAGACATGACTTTacaacaaatccaggttctgaTTGGGAACCAATGATGGTCAGGTCTGGTGGTGAGCACTTCAATACTGCCTTTAACCTTTATATGACTTTTCCTTCACATTGTAATTACTTACACATATCATTATTACATTCAGACAACAttgtttttttggtaaatgtgtgTATACAATACACAAAGTAAATGTCTCGAAGTACACCAACTACAAACCTCCTTTTGGAGTTCCAACACTGCTTCCCAAACCAAGAATGGACATGGTGTGGTTTCGTGGAAGAAGCATCACAGcactctcctctcctctcaccCAGTGAGGGATCTTCACCGGTTCTAGATGCACATTCTCCAGTCCATCCTGCTTCAGGGCATTGTACATATACTTTATAGCCAGGTCCAGGTCCTTGGATCCACTCACTCTATTACCAATTGTATCAGTGAAAGTGGCAAGTCGTTCATAGGAGCGGTTCTGAGCCTTCCCGAACACTGCCAGATCTATGATCTTCAGGGCAATGTCAGCATAGTGGGAAATCTCCTTGGATATTTCTCCTAGTTGCTTATGCTCTGAACCATACAGTGGCTTACCTTGAATTAGGATTATTAGGATGAGCAAAGTCACATAAACCATGCCACTACTGTACTTGCTGTTGCCCGTCatctgaaaataaaacaaatataaaaagttatttgTCATCATTCAAACATATTGACAATACAGTTGCTTAGTGATGGATTAGAAAGTAAAACAGTACAAAGAGAGGTATGCTTATATAACAAG contains the following coding sequences:
- the LOC103038042 gene encoding carboxypeptidase Q; this encodes MTGNSKYSSGMVYVTLLILIILIQGKPLYGSEHKQLGEISKEISHYADIALKIIDLAVFGKAQNRSYERLATFTDTIGNRVSGSKDLDLAIKYMYNALKQDGLENVHLEPVKIPHWVRGEESAVMLLPRNHTMSILGLGSSVGTPKGGIEAEVLVVESFEELKRRATEAKGKIVVYNQPFVSYGETVAYRASGASEAARVGAVASLIRSVTPFSINSPHTGWQWYDPGVPQIPTACITVEDAEMMARMASRGTRIVLRLTMGAQTLPDADSFNTVAEITGSEHPEQVVLLSGHLDSWDVGQGAMDDGGGVAISWEALSLIKDLGLRPKRTLRAVLWSAEEPGGVGAAQYFQQHKGNISNFDLVMESDLGTFAPLGLQFTGSDKARAIMKEVMKLLAPINVTSLEEHGEGTDINMWMKAGVPGASLHTADSKYFWFHHSEGDTMTVQDPTEMNLCSAVWAVVAYVVADLDEMLPR